One genomic window of Bradyrhizobium sp. B124 includes the following:
- the boxC gene encoding 2,3-epoxybenzoyl-CoA dihydrolase, which translates to MAGDDRVLAGGAKYIDFQTNPSRYRHWKLDVAGDVATLTMDVDENAGLFEGYQLKLNSYDLGVDIELADAVQRLRFEHPEVKVVVMRSGKNRVFCAGANIRMLAGSTHAHKVNFCKFTNETRNGLEDSSENSGQSFITVVNGTAAGGGYELALATDHIMMADDGAAAVALPEVPLLAVLPGTGGLTRVVDKRKVRRDHADFFCTIEEGIKGKRAVQWRLVDEIAPNSKLEGKLAERVKEFAARSKRNGAGKGITLAPLTRTIDDSAIRYGFVSVDIDRAARIATISIKAPEAAAPADVDGMIAQGASFWPLQVARELDDAILHLRINELETAMLVFKSHGDRANVVSYDAFLEANKAHWLVNEVRHYWKRVLKRIDVTSRTLVTLVEPGSCFVGTLAELVFAADRSYMLIGQKQGDNRPPPAIELTAMNFGPYPMSHGLTRLQSRFQADPMDLERAQGSIGKALDAEEAEELGLVTFALDDIDWDDEVRVFFEERTSFSPDGLTGMEANLRFVGPETMESKIFSRLTAWQNWIFQRPNAVGEDGALRRYGTGQKAQFDMTRV; encoded by the coding sequence ATGGCTGGTGACGATCGCGTCCTTGCAGGCGGGGCGAAGTACATCGACTTCCAGACCAACCCGTCGCGCTACCGGCACTGGAAGCTCGACGTCGCGGGCGACGTCGCGACGCTGACCATGGACGTCGACGAGAACGCCGGCCTGTTCGAGGGCTATCAGCTCAAGCTCAACTCCTACGACCTCGGTGTCGACATCGAGCTGGCCGACGCCGTGCAGCGGCTGCGCTTCGAGCATCCCGAGGTGAAGGTCGTGGTGATGCGCTCGGGCAAGAACCGCGTGTTCTGCGCCGGCGCCAACATCCGCATGCTGGCGGGCTCCACCCACGCCCACAAGGTCAACTTCTGCAAGTTCACCAACGAGACCCGCAATGGCCTGGAAGACTCCAGCGAGAATTCCGGCCAGAGCTTCATCACCGTCGTCAACGGCACCGCGGCCGGCGGCGGCTATGAGCTGGCGCTTGCGACCGACCACATCATGATGGCCGACGACGGCGCCGCCGCCGTCGCGCTGCCGGAAGTGCCGCTGCTCGCGGTGCTGCCGGGCACCGGCGGCCTCACGCGCGTCGTCGACAAGCGCAAGGTGCGCCGCGACCATGCCGACTTCTTCTGCACCATCGAGGAAGGCATCAAGGGCAAGCGCGCGGTGCAGTGGCGGCTGGTCGACGAGATCGCGCCGAACTCCAAGCTCGAGGGCAAGCTTGCCGAGCGCGTCAAGGAATTCGCCGCCAGGTCGAAGCGCAACGGCGCGGGCAAAGGTATCACACTGGCGCCGCTGACGCGCACCATCGACGACAGCGCCATCCGCTACGGCTTCGTCAGCGTCGACATCGATCGGGCCGCGCGCATCGCTACCATCTCGATCAAGGCGCCGGAAGCTGCGGCGCCCGCTGACGTCGACGGCATGATCGCGCAGGGCGCTTCGTTCTGGCCGTTGCAGGTCGCCCGCGAGCTCGACGACGCGATCCTGCATCTGCGCATCAATGAGCTCGAGACCGCGATGCTGGTGTTCAAGAGCCACGGCGACCGCGCCAATGTCGTGTCCTATGACGCGTTCCTGGAGGCCAACAAGGCGCACTGGCTGGTCAACGAGGTCAGGCATTACTGGAAGCGCGTGCTGAAGCGCATCGACGTCACCTCGCGCACGCTGGTGACGCTGGTCGAGCCCGGCTCCTGCTTCGTCGGCACCCTGGCCGAACTCGTGTTCGCCGCCGACCGCTCCTACATGCTGATCGGCCAGAAGCAGGGCGACAACCGCCCGCCGCCGGCGATCGAACTGACGGCGATGAATTTCGGGCCCTATCCGATGAGCCACGGCCTGACCCGGCTGCAATCGCGCTTCCAGGCCGACCCAATGGATCTGGAGCGCGCGCAAGGCTCGATCGGCAAGGCGCTCGATGCGGAGGAAGCTGAGGAGCTCGGTCTCGTCACCTTCGCGCTCGACGACATCGACTGGGACGACGAGGTCCGCGTGTTCTTCGAGGAACGCACCTCGTTCTCGCCCGACGGTCTCACCGGCATGGAAGCCAATCTGCGCTTCGTCGGCCCCGAGACCATGGAATCGAAGATCTTCTCCCGCCTGACGGCGTGGCAGAACTGGATCTTTCAGCGGCCGAATGCGGTCGGCGAAGACGGCGCGCTGCGCCGCTACGGCACCGGCCAGAAGGCGCAATTCGACATGACGAGAGTGTGA
- a CDS encoding alpha/beta hydrolase has product MTNLNPTGFLSIDGAELEYRMIGPSPETAPSLVMLHEGLGSVGLWGDFPEKLQAATGAGVFAYSRAGYGASSPAKLPRPVDYMHREALDVLPKLLDRIGFRRGLLVGHSDGASIAAIYAGAHQDHRLQGLALIAPHFIVEDISVKSIAEIKTAYESTNLKEKLARWHKDVDNTFRGWNDAWLDPAFRDWDISEYLAYIRVPVLVVQGAADQYGTMRQVEIAQDECYCPVDVAAIAGAGHSPHREAPAVTLEAVTEFARAALRDDPALAA; this is encoded by the coding sequence ATGACGAACTTGAACCCCACAGGCTTCCTCAGCATCGACGGCGCCGAGCTCGAATACCGGATGATCGGCCCGTCGCCCGAGACAGCGCCGAGCCTTGTGATGCTGCATGAAGGCCTCGGCAGCGTCGGGCTGTGGGGCGACTTTCCCGAGAAGCTGCAGGCGGCGACCGGCGCCGGCGTGTTCGCCTATTCGCGTGCGGGGTACGGCGCGTCGTCGCCGGCAAAGCTGCCGCGCCCGGTCGACTACATGCATCGCGAGGCGCTCGACGTGTTGCCGAAGCTGCTCGACCGGATCGGCTTCCGCCGCGGCCTCTTGGTTGGTCACTCCGACGGCGCGTCGATCGCGGCGATCTATGCCGGCGCGCATCAGGATCATCGCCTGCAAGGCCTTGCGCTGATCGCGCCGCACTTCATCGTCGAGGACATCTCGGTCAAGTCGATCGCCGAGATCAAGACGGCGTATGAGAGCACCAATCTGAAGGAGAAGCTCGCGCGCTGGCACAAGGACGTCGACAATACCTTCCGTGGCTGGAACGACGCCTGGCTCGATCCGGCATTCCGCGACTGGGATATCTCCGAATATCTCGCCTATATCCGCGTGCCGGTGCTGGTCGTGCAGGGCGCGGCTGATCAATACGGCACGATGCGCCAGGTCGAGATTGCCCAGGACGAGTGCTATTGCCCGGTCGATGTCGCGGCCATTGCCGGCGCCGGTCACTCGCCGCACCGCGAGGCGCCCGCGGTGACGCTGGAAGCGGTCACCGAATTCGCCAGGGCAGCCCTCCGGGACGACCCCGCACTGGCGGCCTGA